The following are encoded together in the Kribbella sp. CA-293567 genome:
- a CDS encoding serine hydrolase domain-containing protein has product MSSLPRSTPESQGLSTGALDAFVAALDASDQEIQTLSLVRHGHVVLAEQWAPYRWQDPHLLFSVSKSFTSMAIGLLVDAGRLSVGDQVISFFGADELPEQISANLAAMQLRHLLTMTTGHAQDTVEALNRDHRMIRIFLGLEVQHEPGTHFVYNSGATYLLSVIVQRVSGEKLLDFLRPRLFEPLGAHEAIWAESKEGYNTGGWGLSLNTESLTNFSQLLLRRGVWEGRQLLPAAWIDEATKKQVDNSVETNPDWRQGYGYQFWRARHNAYRGDGAFGQYCLVFPDHDATLVITSSSPDMQAVMDLVWEHLLPAFEGGAGDGTPRPEVLELLPPTGADPVGNGRTYEFEPNHTGVTSITLAEDGSVTLAFQASTQAEYLTVTEGAMELVCRPGDWQETLDTLQEPPQRLATSVHGDGETAVVTIRYLETPFVVTLRCRPDGDRLVVEVRFNVGFGPLQSTLTSK; this is encoded by the coding sequence GTGAGCAGCCTTCCACGGAGTACCCCAGAATCCCAGGGCCTATCCACCGGCGCGCTGGACGCCTTCGTGGCGGCGCTCGACGCGTCGGACCAGGAGATCCAGACCCTCAGCCTGGTCCGGCACGGTCACGTCGTGCTGGCCGAGCAGTGGGCGCCGTACCGGTGGCAGGATCCGCACCTGCTGTTCTCGGTGTCGAAGAGCTTCACCTCGATGGCGATCGGGCTGCTGGTCGACGCCGGGCGGCTGTCGGTCGGCGACCAGGTGATCTCGTTCTTCGGCGCCGACGAGCTGCCGGAGCAGATCAGCGCCAACCTCGCCGCGATGCAGCTCCGGCACCTGCTGACGATGACGACCGGTCATGCCCAGGACACCGTCGAGGCGCTGAACCGGGATCACCGGATGATCCGGATCTTCCTCGGCCTCGAGGTGCAGCACGAGCCGGGCACGCACTTCGTCTACAACAGCGGCGCGACGTACCTGCTGTCGGTGATCGTGCAGCGGGTGAGCGGCGAGAAGCTGCTCGACTTCCTGCGCCCGCGGCTGTTCGAGCCGCTCGGCGCCCACGAGGCGATCTGGGCCGAGTCGAAGGAGGGCTACAACACCGGCGGCTGGGGGCTCAGTCTGAACACCGAGTCGCTCACCAACTTCAGCCAGCTGCTGCTCCGACGTGGCGTCTGGGAGGGCCGGCAGTTGCTGCCCGCCGCATGGATCGACGAGGCGACGAAGAAGCAGGTCGACAACTCCGTCGAGACCAATCCCGACTGGCGGCAGGGTTACGGGTACCAGTTCTGGCGCGCCCGGCACAACGCGTACCGCGGCGACGGCGCCTTCGGCCAGTACTGCCTGGTGTTCCCCGACCACGACGCGACGCTCGTCATCACCAGCTCCTCGCCCGACATGCAGGCCGTGATGGACCTCGTCTGGGAGCACCTGCTGCCTGCCTTCGAGGGCGGTGCCGGCGACGGCACACCTCGGCCGGAGGTGCTCGAGCTGCTGCCACCGACAGGCGCCGACCCGGTCGGCAACGGACGGACCTACGAGTTCGAGCCCAACCACACCGGCGTCACCTCGATCACCCTGGCGGAGGACGGCTCGGTCACGCTGGCTTTCCAGGCCTCCACTCAAGCCGAGTACCTGACCGTCACCGAAGGCGCGATGGAGCTCGTCTGCCGGCCCGGCGACTGGCAGGAAACCTTGGACACCTTGCAGGAACCGCCCCAGCGCCTGGCCACCAGTGTCCACGGCGACGGCGAGACCGCCGTGGTGACCATTCGCTACCTCGAGACTCCCTTCGTGGTCACCCTGCGCTGCCGTCCCGACGGTGACCGCCTCGTCGTGGAAGTCCGGTTCAACGTCGGCTTCGGTCCCCTGCAGTCGACGCTCACCTCGAAGTGA
- a CDS encoding VOC family protein — MTVKAIPEGYTTVTPWLISPDTDALLDYLTRAFGAQELFRVADENGVIGHAEMQLGDAKLMMFDARPGWPSTPAFLRLYVEDAHATYRQAIEAGGTSVTEVTHVPWGDLIGRVRDPFGNLYWIMTRIEDLTEDELAARYADPEFVKALDYVQSADFFSAE; from the coding sequence ATGACCGTCAAGGCGATTCCCGAGGGCTACACCACCGTCACGCCGTGGTTGATCTCGCCGGACACCGATGCGCTGCTGGACTACCTCACCCGCGCCTTCGGTGCCCAGGAGCTGTTCCGCGTCGCCGACGAGAACGGCGTGATCGGGCACGCCGAGATGCAGCTCGGGGACGCCAAGCTGATGATGTTCGACGCCCGCCCCGGCTGGCCGTCGACGCCGGCCTTCCTGCGGCTGTACGTCGAGGACGCGCACGCGACGTACCGGCAGGCCATCGAGGCCGGCGGCACCTCGGTCACCGAGGTCACCCATGTGCCGTGGGGTGACCTGATCGGCCGGGTGCGCGATCCCTTCGGCAACCTCTACTGGATCATGACCAGGATCGAGGACCTGACCGAGGACGAGCTGGCCGCGCGGTACGCCGACCCCGAGTTCGTCAAGGCGCTCGACTACGTCCAGAGCGCCGACTTCTTCTCAGCCGAGTAG
- a CDS encoding HesB/IscA family protein: MTEAQTEAVQTAEGTTTGSGILLTDGAAAKVKALLDQEGRDDLALRVAVQPGGCSGLRYQLFFDERQLDGDVVTDFDGVSVVTDRMSSPYLKGASIDFVDTIEKQGFTIDNPNATGSCACGDSFN, translated from the coding sequence ATGACTGAAGCGCAGACCGAGGCAGTGCAGACTGCGGAGGGCACCACGACGGGCAGCGGCATCCTGCTGACCGATGGCGCCGCCGCCAAGGTGAAGGCGCTGCTGGACCAGGAGGGTCGCGACGACCTGGCCCTGCGTGTCGCAGTACAGCCGGGCGGGTGTTCCGGCCTGCGGTACCAGCTGTTCTTCGACGAGCGTCAGCTCGACGGCGACGTGGTGACCGACTTCGACGGCGTCAGCGTCGTCACCGACCGGATGAGCTCCCCGTACCTCAAGGGTGCGTCGATCGACTTCGTGGACACGATCGAGAAGCAGGGCTTCACGATCGACAACCCGAACGCGACCGGCTCCTGCGCCTGCGGCGACTCGTTCAACTGA
- a CDS encoding glycerate kinase family protein produces the protein MRVLIAPDKFAGTLTAVEAAAAIEEGWRRRDPQAEVLVAPMADGGPGFIDVLAAVVDGKLLAATVRGPLGVEVPAAVLVAGETAYIETAQACGLHLVEPADRRPEDGSTYGVGQLIAAAVDAGAKRIILGLGGSGTNDAGAGLLAALGATGQGGSLEAGAKGLAELTAVDLEPARTRLAGIEFVAASDVENPMLGLRGATNIFGTQKGIADERKPAVDGYLTTFAALAGRKTADQKGAGAAGGLGYALLLLGAERVSGIDLVAELTGLETKAKQVDLVLTGEGAFDFQSRDGKVISGVAKVANDAMRPCVVLAGKVQIGAREMRTMGVESAYSLVDAVGEEQAFADPHGSLAAVAERVARTWAR, from the coding sequence ATGCGCGTGCTGATTGCTCCGGACAAGTTTGCTGGGACGTTGACCGCCGTCGAGGCGGCAGCAGCGATCGAGGAAGGCTGGCGGCGGCGGGATCCGCAGGCCGAAGTACTGGTCGCTCCGATGGCCGACGGCGGCCCGGGCTTCATCGACGTACTGGCGGCGGTTGTCGACGGCAAGTTGCTGGCGGCGACCGTGCGGGGGCCGCTGGGTGTCGAGGTTCCGGCTGCCGTGCTGGTCGCGGGCGAGACGGCGTACATCGAGACCGCGCAGGCGTGTGGTCTACATCTCGTCGAGCCGGCCGACCGGCGGCCCGAGGACGGGTCGACGTACGGCGTCGGCCAGCTGATCGCCGCGGCCGTGGACGCCGGGGCGAAACGGATCATCCTCGGTCTCGGCGGGTCCGGCACCAACGACGCCGGCGCCGGACTGCTGGCGGCGCTCGGGGCGACCGGGCAGGGCGGCAGCCTCGAGGCGGGGGCCAAGGGTCTCGCGGAGCTGACCGCGGTGGACCTCGAGCCGGCCCGGACCCGGCTGGCCGGAATCGAGTTCGTCGCGGCGAGCGACGTCGAGAACCCGATGCTCGGGCTGCGCGGCGCGACCAACATCTTCGGAACCCAGAAGGGCATCGCCGACGAGCGCAAGCCCGCCGTCGACGGCTACCTGACCACCTTCGCGGCGCTGGCCGGACGCAAAACCGCTGATCAGAAGGGTGCGGGGGCCGCCGGAGGCCTCGGGTACGCGCTGCTGCTGCTCGGCGCCGAGCGGGTCTCCGGGATCGATCTGGTGGCGGAGCTGACCGGGCTGGAGACGAAGGCCAAGCAGGTCGACCTGGTGCTGACCGGCGAGGGGGCGTTCGACTTCCAGTCCCGCGACGGCAAGGTGATCTCCGGGGTGGCGAAGGTCGCCAACGACGCGATGCGGCCGTGCGTGGTGCTGGCCGGCAAGGTCCAGATCGGCGCCCGCGAGATGCGCACGATGGGGGTCGAGTCGGCGTACTCGCTGGTCGACGCGGTCGGTGAGGAGCAGGCGTTCGCCGATCCGCACGGCTCGCTGGCGGCGGTCGCCGAGCGGGTCGCCAGGACCTGGGCGCGCTGA
- the nfi gene encoding deoxyribonuclease V (cleaves DNA at apurinic or apyrimidinic sites), which yields MHWPTTATEAIAVQDQLRAQVDANGPGPSPAETRYVAGLDVAYDGDDLAAAIVVLDSSSLEEVDRAIVIGRTAFPYVPGLFAFREVPALLDALGKLSITPDLLVCDGQGLAHPRRFGLACHLGVLTSLPTIGIAKNAFVGTYSPPAAERGAYSDLLLDDELVGAVVRTQPNVKPVFVSIGHRVDLATAIAHTLHLTPQYRLPETTRAADHACRAAHQEFLDD from the coding sequence GTGCACTGGCCGACCACAGCAACCGAGGCGATCGCCGTACAGGACCAACTCCGAGCCCAGGTCGACGCCAACGGGCCAGGACCGTCGCCTGCCGAGACGCGGTACGTCGCCGGCCTGGATGTCGCGTACGACGGAGATGACCTGGCTGCCGCGATCGTGGTCCTCGACAGCTCGTCCCTGGAAGAGGTCGATCGGGCGATCGTGATCGGCCGCACCGCCTTTCCGTACGTCCCCGGCCTCTTCGCCTTTCGCGAGGTGCCGGCGTTGCTCGACGCGCTCGGCAAGCTCAGCATCACTCCGGACCTGCTGGTCTGCGACGGCCAGGGGCTGGCGCACCCGCGCCGCTTCGGCCTCGCCTGTCACCTCGGTGTCCTGACCAGCCTCCCGACCATCGGAATCGCCAAGAACGCCTTCGTCGGCACCTACTCACCACCCGCTGCCGAGCGCGGCGCGTACTCCGACCTGCTGCTGGACGACGAACTCGTGGGGGCCGTCGTCCGCACTCAGCCCAACGTCAAGCCGGTCTTCGTCTCCATCGGCCACCGAGTCGACCTCGCCACCGCGATCGCCCACACCCTGCACCTGACCCCGCAGTACCGGCTCCCGGAAACCACCCGAGCCGCCGACCACGCCTGCCGCGCCGCGCACCAGGAGTTCCTCGATGACTGA
- a CDS encoding NUDIX domain-containing protein, which produces MTEPRVPGYLRHEYGDRIAATATLRPGATAAILDGDKLFLTRRTDNGEWCLPGGGIEPGERPAETAEREVFEETGLVVRATALLGVYSNPDLVLVGHDGSRVQIVGILFRAEVVGGTAGSSDEVTEVGWFTAEEAAELTIVANHQLLLPTAYGLEGPFFNPAE; this is translated from the coding sequence ATGACTGAGCCCCGCGTCCCCGGCTACCTCCGCCACGAGTACGGCGACCGCATCGCCGCGACTGCCACCCTCCGGCCCGGGGCCACCGCAGCGATCCTCGACGGCGACAAGTTGTTCCTGACCAGGCGCACCGACAACGGCGAGTGGTGCCTGCCGGGTGGCGGGATCGAGCCCGGCGAGCGCCCGGCCGAGACAGCCGAGCGGGAGGTGTTCGAGGAGACCGGCCTGGTCGTGCGGGCGACCGCGCTGCTCGGCGTCTACTCCAATCCTGATCTGGTGCTGGTCGGCCACGACGGGTCCCGGGTGCAGATCGTGGGGATCCTGTTCCGGGCCGAGGTGGTCGGCGGTACCGCGGGGTCGTCGGACGAGGTCACCGAGGTCGGCTGGTTCACTGCCGAGGAGGCGGCTGAGCTGACCATCGTGGCGAACCACCAGTTGCTGCTGCCCACGGCGTACGGGCTGGAAGGGCCGTTCTTCAACCCAGCAGAGTAG
- a CDS encoding NAD(P)/FAD-dependent oxidoreductase, which produces MADVIVVGAGLAGLNCALGLQDKGLTVTVLEAADEVGGRVRTDLVDGFRCDHGFQLLNPSYPAVRRYVDLPALDLQSFAAGVAVGGDAGTTTVADPRREPGLIGRSVLSGYVRPLELARLAAWAAPALGPVPRLLGGTDTTLAESLDKAGVDGRLRHEILEPFLAGVLASDDGSTSAAFVRLLLRAFLLGTPGLPAAGMAALPQQLASRLAEPVRTGVRAELVTGSSVKTADGELTARAVVVAANPTAGLTTASAPRMKGLSTYWFSADEAPRADKLLVVDGRRKGPVLNTAVISNVAPSYAPPGRHLIQATTLWPTAATEAEVRIQLTRLYGRSAGSWELILRHDIPEALPEQPVPLAARQPVALGDNLYVAGDHRDTASIQGALVSGRRAANAVAATLLG; this is translated from the coding sequence ATGGCTGACGTGATTGTGGTCGGAGCAGGGCTGGCCGGACTGAACTGTGCCCTCGGGTTGCAGGACAAGGGCCTCACGGTGACGGTGCTCGAGGCTGCCGACGAGGTAGGTGGCCGGGTCCGGACCGATCTGGTCGACGGCTTCCGCTGTGACCACGGGTTCCAGCTGCTCAACCCGTCGTACCCGGCCGTCCGCCGGTACGTCGACCTTCCGGCACTCGACCTTCAGTCGTTCGCTGCCGGCGTCGCCGTCGGAGGAGATGCCGGTACGACGACCGTGGCCGATCCCCGGCGCGAGCCCGGACTGATCGGCCGCTCGGTCCTCAGCGGCTATGTCCGCCCGCTGGAGCTGGCTCGCCTCGCCGCTTGGGCCGCCCCTGCGCTGGGTCCGGTGCCGCGACTGCTCGGCGGCACTGACACGACACTGGCTGAGTCCCTGGACAAGGCTGGTGTCGACGGCCGCCTACGGCACGAGATCCTCGAACCCTTCCTCGCCGGTGTGCTCGCCTCCGATGACGGCTCCACGTCAGCCGCTTTCGTGCGGTTGCTCCTCCGCGCCTTCCTCCTCGGTACGCCGGGCCTCCCGGCCGCCGGCATGGCAGCGCTGCCTCAGCAGTTGGCGAGCCGTCTCGCCGAGCCGGTGCGCACCGGCGTACGGGCTGAGTTGGTCACTGGTAGCTCCGTCAAGACCGCTGACGGGGAGCTGACCGCCCGGGCCGTGGTGGTGGCGGCCAACCCGACAGCTGGGCTCACCACCGCGTCAGCGCCGCGAATGAAGGGTTTGAGCACCTACTGGTTCAGTGCTGACGAGGCACCGAGAGCAGACAAGCTCCTGGTCGTCGACGGCCGCCGCAAGGGACCGGTGCTCAACACCGCGGTCATCTCCAACGTGGCGCCGTCGTACGCGCCTCCCGGCCGCCACCTGATCCAGGCGACCACACTCTGGCCGACAGCTGCTACTGAGGCCGAAGTGCGGATCCAGCTGACCCGCCTGTACGGCCGCTCAGCCGGGTCCTGGGAGCTGATCCTCCGCCACGACATCCCGGAGGCGCTGCCTGAGCAACCCGTGCCGCTGGCCGCCCGTCAGCCCGTTGCCCTGGGCGACAACCTGTACGTCGCAGGCGACCACCGCGACACCGCCTCGATCCAAGGCGCCCTCGTCTCCGGCCGCCGCGCCGCCAACGCGGTCGCCGCTACTCTGCTGGGTTGA
- the nadA gene encoding quinolinate synthase NadA: MVDVTTIAEGSKSLPLLFLGRDTDPHSERGVECPGALPPASDPHLVERALKAKAALGDQVFVLGHHYQRDEVIQFADVTGDSFKLARDAANRPDAPYIVFCGVHFMAESADILTNENQTVILPDLAAGCSMADMARIQQVEAAWDALADAGIADVTVPVTYMNSSADIKAFCGRNGGAVCTSSNADVALDWAFQQGEKVLFLPDQHLGRNTAVQKMGISLDECVVYDPHKPGGGLTADQLAKAKMILWRGHCSVHGRFTTAAVDDVRSRVPGVNVIVHPECQHEVVLKADLVGSTEYIIETIAKAEPGTSWAVGTELNLVQRLAKQHTDKNIVFLDKTVCYCATMNRIDLPHFVWALENLVAGHVVNPIKVDPDTEKYAKIALDRMLALPGKTAKD, encoded by the coding sequence ATGGTTGACGTGACGACCATCGCAGAGGGTTCGAAATCTCTCCCGTTGCTGTTCCTCGGCCGGGACACCGACCCACACTCGGAGCGCGGGGTGGAGTGCCCAGGGGCACTGCCACCGGCCTCCGACCCCCATCTCGTCGAGCGGGCCCTGAAGGCCAAGGCCGCCCTCGGCGACCAGGTGTTCGTGCTCGGCCACCACTACCAGCGCGACGAGGTGATCCAGTTCGCCGATGTCACCGGTGACTCGTTCAAGCTGGCCCGCGACGCGGCCAACCGGCCGGACGCGCCGTACATCGTGTTCTGTGGCGTGCACTTCATGGCCGAGTCCGCCGACATCCTGACCAACGAGAACCAGACGGTGATCCTGCCCGATCTCGCGGCCGGCTGCTCGATGGCCGACATGGCCCGGATCCAGCAGGTCGAGGCCGCCTGGGACGCGCTGGCCGACGCCGGCATCGCCGACGTCACCGTGCCGGTCACCTACATGAACTCCAGCGCCGACATCAAGGCGTTCTGCGGCCGCAACGGCGGCGCGGTCTGTACGTCGAGCAACGCCGACGTCGCGCTCGACTGGGCCTTCCAGCAGGGCGAGAAGGTGCTCTTCCTGCCCGACCAGCACCTCGGCCGCAACACCGCCGTCCAGAAGATGGGCATCAGCCTCGACGAGTGCGTCGTCTACGACCCGCACAAGCCGGGCGGTGGCCTGACGGCCGACCAGCTCGCCAAGGCCAAGATGATCCTGTGGCGCGGCCACTGCTCGGTGCACGGCCGCTTCACCACCGCCGCCGTGGACGACGTCCGCAGCCGCGTCCCCGGGGTCAACGTCATCGTGCACCCCGAGTGCCAGCACGAGGTGGTCCTGAAGGCCGACCTGGTCGGCTCCACGGAGTACATCATCGAGACCATCGCCAAGGCCGAGCCCGGCACCTCCTGGGCGGTCGGCACCGAGCTGAACCTGGTCCAGCGCCTGGCGAAGCAGCACACCGACAAGAACATCGTCTTCCTGGACAAGACCGTCTGCTACTGCGCCACCATGAACCGGATCGACCTGCCGCACTTCGTCTGGGCGCTGGAGAACCTGGTCGCCGGCCACGTGGTGAACCCGATCAAGGTAGACCCCGACACCGAGAAGTACGCCAAGATCGCGCTCGACCGAATGCTCGCCCTACCCGGCAAAACCGCCAAGGACTGA
- a CDS encoding glycosyltransferase, whose product MSTRPKILLSAYACRPQGGSEPGAGWAWAKAAARDHDVWLLTRGKFAHEIAEELAVRPIPSLTVVPLELPKWLLKLRRRHADVYWYYPLWQRLAGRTAERLHAEHSFAVIHHLTFAVDWMPAGVVQLSTAKVIWGPVGGSTAVPLSMAHWLGSKGLLNELVRRGYTGLCRRLVGRKHALNADLVVAQNKDVAEHFGPHAREVVVQPNVAISRFATASGPREPYGAPGVRTALFVGRLIPWKGLLMAISALARPEAANWELRVIGDGPDWRRAERLAEQLGVRDRVEFVGQLPREEVLSSLLRADALLAPAMREAAGWAVAEALASGCPVVCLDRGGPSVIVGPEDGAVVAWQGDVVGELAKGLGSLKGRIDPVDRWAPDRLPDILSTWYSTARVAH is encoded by the coding sequence ATGTCGACCCGGCCGAAGATCCTGCTGAGTGCCTACGCCTGCCGGCCGCAGGGCGGGTCCGAACCGGGCGCGGGCTGGGCCTGGGCGAAGGCGGCCGCGCGCGATCACGACGTCTGGCTGCTCACCCGCGGCAAGTTCGCGCACGAGATCGCCGAGGAACTGGCCGTCCGGCCGATCCCGTCGCTGACCGTCGTACCGCTGGAGCTGCCGAAGTGGCTGCTCAAGCTGCGTCGCCGGCACGCCGACGTCTACTGGTACTACCCGCTGTGGCAGCGGCTGGCCGGGCGGACCGCCGAGCGGCTGCACGCCGAGCACTCCTTCGCGGTGATCCACCACCTGACCTTCGCGGTCGACTGGATGCCCGCCGGGGTGGTCCAGCTGTCGACGGCCAAGGTGATCTGGGGTCCGGTCGGCGGTTCGACCGCGGTGCCGTTGTCGATGGCGCACTGGCTGGGCTCCAAGGGCCTGCTCAACGAACTCGTACGCCGCGGCTACACCGGCCTGTGCCGCCGGCTGGTCGGGCGCAAGCACGCGCTGAACGCCGACCTGGTCGTTGCCCAGAACAAGGATGTCGCCGAGCACTTCGGCCCGCACGCGCGGGAGGTGGTCGTCCAGCCGAACGTCGCGATCAGCCGGTTCGCCACCGCCTCCGGACCGCGGGAGCCGTACGGCGCCCCGGGCGTCCGGACGGCACTGTTCGTCGGCCGGCTGATCCCGTGGAAGGGGCTGCTGATGGCGATCAGCGCCCTGGCCCGCCCCGAGGCCGCGAACTGGGAGCTCCGCGTCATCGGCGACGGCCCCGACTGGCGTCGCGCCGAGCGTCTCGCTGAGCAGCTCGGCGTCCGCGACCGGGTCGAGTTCGTCGGCCAGCTGCCGCGCGAAGAAGTCCTCAGCTCGCTGCTGCGGGCCGACGCCCTGCTCGCCCCCGCGATGCGCGAGGCGGCCGGCTGGGCGGTGGCCGAAGCCCTGGCCAGTGGCTGCCCGGTCGTCTGCCTGGACCGCGGCGGCCCTTCCGTCATCGTCGGTCCCGAGGACGGCGCGGTCGTTGCCTGGCAGGGCGACGTCGTCGGCGAACTGGCCAAGGGCCTGGGCTCGCTCAAAGGCCGTATCGATCCGGTCGACCGCTGGGCCCCGGATCGCCTGCCGGACATCCTGTCCACCTGGTACAGCACCGCCCGCGTCGCGCACTGA
- a CDS encoding adenylyltransferase/cytidyltransferase family protein, translating to MGVVGYAPGVYDMFHIGHLNILRRASEHCDYLIAGVVEDDVVSRIKGRPPVVPHEERMEVVRAIGLVDEVVADWSSDKFEMWKQLRYDVLFKGDDWKGTEKGTRLEKLLGEVGAEVHYFPYTASTSSTDLRRLLEGTL from the coding sequence ATGGGCGTGGTCGGCTATGCCCCCGGGGTCTACGACATGTTCCACATCGGGCACCTGAACATCCTGCGGCGAGCCAGTGAGCACTGCGACTACCTGATCGCCGGTGTGGTCGAGGACGACGTGGTCAGCCGGATCAAGGGCCGGCCGCCGGTCGTGCCGCACGAGGAGCGGATGGAGGTCGTCCGGGCGATCGGCCTGGTCGACGAGGTGGTCGCCGACTGGTCCAGCGACAAGTTCGAGATGTGGAAGCAGTTGCGCTACGACGTGCTCTTCAAGGGTGACGACTGGAAGGGGACCGAGAAGGGGACCCGGCTGGAGAAGCTGCTCGGCGAGGTGGGTGCCGAGGTGCACTACTTCCCCTACACGGCGTCCACCTCGAGCACGGATCTCCGCAGGCTCCTGGAGGGAACGCTCTGA
- a CDS encoding CDP-alcohol phosphatidyltransferase family protein, whose product MSGRSIGDVVAELSRAQKPSAGTPAYSRFVNRRIGRYLAAGAFLAGRTPNQISLTSGFCSLVGIVLIATVEPSLPLALAVTALLVLGYAFDSADGQLARLRGGGSPLGEWLDHMIDCVKIALLHSAVLISLYRFDAFSNELVLLVPLAYLCVSAVMFFGLILIDQLRRRHGASTANVRGDSVLKSLLIAPTDYGVLCLVFLAFGRPTVFTVLYGALLAANLVFLLAAIAKWYREMAALQPAPRPTGAQS is encoded by the coding sequence ATGAGCGGGCGCTCCATCGGCGACGTGGTCGCCGAGCTGTCGCGCGCGCAGAAGCCTTCGGCAGGCACTCCGGCGTACTCGCGGTTCGTCAACCGGCGCATCGGCCGGTATCTGGCCGCAGGTGCCTTCCTGGCCGGCCGGACGCCGAACCAGATCAGCCTGACCAGCGGCTTCTGCTCGCTGGTCGGCATCGTCCTGATCGCCACCGTCGAGCCGAGCCTGCCGCTCGCGCTGGCGGTCACGGCGCTGCTGGTGCTCGGCTACGCGTTCGACTCCGCCGACGGGCAGCTGGCCCGGTTGCGCGGCGGCGGCTCGCCGCTGGGCGAGTGGCTCGACCACATGATCGACTGCGTCAAGATCGCCCTGCTGCACAGCGCCGTACTGATCTCGCTCTACCGGTTCGATGCCTTTAGCAACGAGTTGGTCCTGCTGGTGCCGCTCGCCTACCTGTGCGTGTCCGCGGTGATGTTCTTCGGGCTGATCCTGATCGACCAGTTGCGCCGCCGGCACGGCGCCAGCACGGCGAACGTGCGCGGCGACTCGGTGCTGAAGTCGTTGCTGATAGCACCGACCGACTACGGCGTACTGTGCCTGGTCTTCCTCGCGTTCGGCCGGCCGACCGTCTTCACCGTCCTGTACGGCGCGCTGCTGGCGGCCAACCTGGTCTTCCTGCTGGCCGCGATCGCCAAGTGGTACCGGGAGATGGCGGCGCTGCAGCCGGCTCCGCGCCCGACCGGGGCGCAGAGCTGA
- a CDS encoding adenylyltransferase/cytidyltransferase family protein: protein MPQRIGYLSGVFDLFHVGHLDVLERAKEQCDHLVVGVLTDDWAVDAWGARPFVPIVERAQIIEQLRCVDEVVVVDGDEARWLMGQLGVTTVFAADGTDGVLGPDEFGDVPAESISVLVSRRGSRSQILRAAIDQRQSRSSVA from the coding sequence GTGCCGCAACGCATCGGCTATCTGAGCGGGGTCTTCGACCTGTTCCACGTCGGTCATCTCGACGTGCTGGAGCGGGCCAAGGAGCAGTGTGACCACCTGGTGGTCGGCGTACTGACCGACGACTGGGCCGTCGACGCCTGGGGCGCCCGGCCGTTCGTGCCGATCGTCGAGCGGGCACAGATCATCGAGCAGCTGCGCTGTGTCGACGAGGTGGTCGTGGTGGACGGTGACGAGGCCCGGTGGCTGATGGGTCAGCTCGGTGTCACCACCGTCTTCGCCGCCGACGGCACCGACGGCGTTCTGGGTCCGGACGAGTTCGGCGACGTTCCGGCCGAGTCGATCAGCGTCCTGGTGTCCCGCCGCGGTTCCCGTAGCCAGATCCTGCGTGCCGCCATCGACCAGCGGCAGTCGCGCAGCTCGGTCGCATGA